In Streptomyces sp. 71268, the DNA window GCCCGCAGCGGGATGTGGAGGCGCTGCGCGGCCTCGACTGGAGCGGCCTGGGCGCCATCGCGTTCGTGGCCTGGGGCACCACGCTCTTCGGCTTCGGCGCCTGGGGCTTCCTGCTACGCACCTACGACGCGTCGGCGGTCGCGCCGTTCTCGCTCCTGGTGCCGGTCTTCGGCATGTCCTCGGCGGCGCTGCTGCTGGGCGAGGGGATCAGCCCGCTGCGCTGGCTGGCCGCCGCGCTCCTGGTCGGCGGCGTCGCCCTGACCTCGTTCGCGGGCGCCGGTCGCGGACGCCCCAGCAGCCCACCGACGGGTCAGGGCCCGGCCCCGGAACCGGCCCCGAAACCAGCCGCGATACCGGACCCGGCCACTCCGGTCGTGGCCCCGGCTACGGGTGCTGGCCCGGCTCCCGCCGCTGGCTCTCCCGCGTGACCGACCCCGTGCCAGCGGCGGCGGCCAGCAGCCCGCGCAGGTGGTCCCGGCCCGCGTCGAGCAGCGTGGGCAACTCGGTCGCCTCCGGGTGCCAGCGCTTCTCGTACTCCCAGCTCACCCAGCCATCGGCCGGCGCGTCCCGCGCGGTGTCGGCGAAGTTGGCCCGTACGAGCGCGGTCAGGCACGCGGCCAGCGGCAGCGTGCCCCGGCCGAGCGGCAGCGGGGACGTGTCCTCGGCCGAGGCCACGTCCTTGACCTGCACGTAACCCAGGTGCGGGGCGAGCGCGGCGTGCGAGGCCACCGGGTCCTCGCCGCCGAGCCAGGTGTGCAGCACGTCCCAGACGGCCCCCACGCTCAGGTGCCCGACCAGGCCCAGCACCCGGCAGGCGTCGGCCGCGGTGCGGTGCGAGTCGTGGGTCTCAAGCAGCAGCCGTACGCCGAGGTCGTTCGCGTACGGCGCGACGGCGGCCAGCCGGCGGGCGGCCGTCGCGTCGGCCTCGGCGGGGTCCTGGTCGCCGCCACCGGGGAAGACGCGCGCGTACGGGGCGCCGAGGTCGCGGGCGAGCGCGAGGTGTTGCCGCAGGTCGTCGATGACCGGGCCGTCGTCGCCGGCCTCGGCGACCCGCGTATAGCCGGCGACGGCGAGCACGGTCAGCCCGGCGGCGCGGAACCGCGCCGCGACGTCGGCCCGTTCGGCCGCGCCGATGCCGACGTGGACCGGTTCCTCGGGGTGGGCTCGCAGTTCGACGCCCTGGTATCCGTGGTCCACGGCGAGTTCCACGACGTCGGGGATCGGCAGGCCGGGCACGCCGAGGGTGGAAAAGGCGAGCTTCACGCGGGCTCCTGAGCGGTCGGTGCGCACGGGCGGGCACGGCGACGCTAGGCAGCGAACGCAACCGGGTCAAACCCGCCACGGGGGCCGGCGGCCCCTTTTCCGGCTTCCCCTATTCGCCAGCGAGATGCCCGCTCAGAAGCGGGGTGCTTCGGGGGCTTTCAGGGCCTTTGTGTCGGAGGAAGGCCGGTCCTCTCCGGCGCCCCGCCTGCTCAGCAGGCGCCCTCGACCGTGGCCACCTGGGCGAGCGCTGCCCGGCGCGGGCGCGCCCGCGCCCGTTGGCCGCCCCTGTTCGGGGGCGGCTCAGCGCCCGGGCGCGGGGGGCGGCGCGGTCGAGTCCCGGATCATCAGCTCGGCGCGGATCATGGCCACCCCACCCGGCGGCGGGGCTTCCCGCCCGAGTGCCAGCCGCCCCGCCCGCGCGCCCGCCTCGTACAGGGGCAGCCGTACGGTGCTGAGCGCCGGGGCCGCGTCCGCGCTGAACGGCAGGTCGTCGAAGCCGGTGACCGACACGTCCCGGGGGATGCTCAGGCCCATGTCGCGCAGCGCGGCGTAGGCGCCGAGCGCGACCGTGTCGTTGGCCGCGACCAGCGCGGTGATGCCGGGCTCGCGGCGCAGGAGTTCGCACGCCGCGTCGTATCCGGAGGCCCGGTCGTACGCCCCGTGCACGACCAGCGGCGGCGGTTCGGGCGCCGCCGCGTGGGCCCCGCCCGGCCGGGCCTCCGGCGTCGGGGCCGGGAGGCCGTGCGCGGCCAGCGCGGCGAGGTGTCCCTCGAGCCGGTGGCGGGTGGTGGTGCGCTCGGCGGGGCCCGCGATGTAGCCGACGCGGCGGTGGCCGAGGGTGAGCAGGTGCTCGGTGAGCCGCCTGGCGCCGCCCCGGTTGTCGAAGGTGAGCGCGAGCGCGCCGGCCACCGGGGGCCTGCCGCACAGCACCACCCGGGTGCCGGCGGCGACCAGCCTGGCCACCTTGGCCGCCAGCCGCTCGGTGTGCTCGGGGCCGTCGGCCGCGCTGCCGGTGAGGACGACGGCCGCGGCGCGCTGGCGCTGGAGCAGCGTGAGGTAGGTGAGTTCGCGCTCGGGGGAGCCGTTGGTGTTGCACACGACGGCCAGCTTCTCGGCCGCCGTCGCCGGGCCGGCGGGGCCGGTCGCGGCCCTGCCCTGCGGCCCACCGGGCGCCTGGCCCGGCGCCCACGCGTCGGCGGCGGCCGGGGCGGTGGCGGGGCCCATCTCGGACTGGATGGCGCCCGCCATGATCCCGAAGAAGGGGTCGGCGATGTCGTTGACGAGGATGCCGACGAGGTCCGAGTTGGCCGCCGCGAGCGCGCTGGCCGGCCCGTTGACCACGTAGTCCAGGTCGTCGACGGCCCGCAGCACCCGGGCCCGGGTGGCCTCCGCGACCGGGTAGTTCCCGCTGAGCACCCGGGAGACGGTGGCCGGCGACACCCCGGCGCGCGCCGCTACGTCGGCCAGGGTCACCGTCATCGCTTCCGCTCCATCCGCCGTCCTTCACCCGCGCGAGCACTCACCCTCACGAACACCGCCGCCGCTCGCACCGCCGTGGTGGCCGCCGTGGGCCGTTGAGGTTATGCCCCGGCGCAAACCGCCCGCCGCCGGTGGCACCGCGCGCCCGTGGTGCCGAACCGGGGACCCGCCGACGCCGCCGCGGCGGCACGTCGGGGCCCGCGTACCCCGGGGCACCGCAGGGTAGCCGGACCGTCTCCGTGGGCGGGGAACCGGGTCACCCGGGCCCGCCGCGGACCACCGACCACGCACCACTCGGCACGGACAAAAAACAGCGGGAAACCGTGCAACCCTTCCCGCCCGCAGCGGGTCGTATGTGTCATCGGGCTTCCGCGGAGGGGAATCTGGGGGGATTTCGAGCGGAGCCAGTGGAGGGGGAAGCCTGAGGGGCCCGGTCCGTGGACCGGGCCCCTCGTGGCGTACGGGCCCTGGCGCCAGGGACCCTCGCGGGGGACTTCGGGGCGGAAGACGGGCGTACGGCCCTTGTGGCGGCGGCCCGTTCGGAGTTATCCACAGGCTCGCACGGGTGTCGGACTCCGGCGGTACGGTCGCTCCATGTTCAAGCTCGCGGTGGTCGAAGGGGTCCTGGAGCGGATCACCTACGCCAATGAGGACAACGGCTACACGGTCGCGCGGGTCGACACGGGGCGCGGCTCCGGCGACCTGCTGACGGTGGTGGGCTCGCTGCTCGGCGCCCAGCCGGGCGAGTCGCTGCGCATGGAGGGCCGCTGGGGCTCCCACCCGCAGTACGGCAAGCAGTTCACCGTGGAGAACTACACGACGGTGCTGCCCGCCACCGTCCAGGGCATCCGCCGCTATCTGGGCTCCGGACTCATCAAGGGCATCGGGCCACGGATCGCCGACCGGATCACCGAGCACTTCGGCGTGGAGACGCTGGACGTGATCGAGCGGCACCCGGAGCGGCTGATCGAGGTGCCCGGGCTCGGTCCCAAGCGCACCAGGATGATCGGCGCGGCCTGGGAGGAGCAGAAGGCCATCAAGGAGGTCATGGTCTTCCTCCAGGGCGTCGGCGTCTCCACCTCCATCGCGGTGCGCATCTACAAGAAGTACGGCGACGCCTCCATCTCCGTCGTACGCAACCAGCCGTACCGCCTCGCGGCCGACGTCTGGGGCATCGGCTTCCTGACCGCCGACCGCATCGCGCAGGCCGTCGGCATCCCGCACGACAGCCCGGACCGCGTCAAGGCGGGCCTGCAGTACGCGCTGTCCCAGTCCACCGACAACGGCCACTGCTACCTGCCCGAGGAACAACTGATCGCGGACGCCGTGAAGTTGCTCCAGGTGGACACCGGCCTTGTCATCGAGTGCCTGGGGGAGCTGGCCGAGGACCCCGAGGGGGTGGTCCGCGAGGTGGTGCCCGGACCCGCCGACGGCGAACCGATCACGGCCGTGTACCTGGTCCCCTTCCACCGCGCGGAGCTGTCGCTCGCCGGGTCGCTGCGCCGGCTGCTGCGCGGCGACGAGGACCGGATGCCCGGCTTCCGGGACGTCGACTGGGACAGGGCGCTGTCCTGGCTCGGCCGGCGCACCGGCGCCGACCTCGCCCCCGAGCAGCGGGAGGCGGTCAAGCTGGCGCTCACCGAGAAGGTGGCGGTGCTCACGGGCGGCCCCGGCTGCGGCAAGTCGTTCACGGTGCGTTCCGTGGTGGAGCTGGCCCGCGCGAAGCAGGCCAAGGTGGTGCTGGCGGCGCCCACGGGCCGGGCCGCCAAGCGGCTCGCCGAGCTGACCGGCGCCGAGGCGTCCACCGTGCACCGCCTCCTTGAGCTCAAGCCGGGTGGCGACGCCGCGTACGACCGGGACCGGCCGCTGGACGCCGACCTGGTCGTGGTGGACGAGGCGTCGATGCTGGACCTGTTGCTGGCCAACAAGCTGGTGAAGGCCGTGCCGCCGGGCGCCCACCTGCTGCTCGTCGGCGACGTG includes these proteins:
- a CDS encoding ATP-dependent RecD-like DNA helicase → MFKLAVVEGVLERITYANEDNGYTVARVDTGRGSGDLLTVVGSLLGAQPGESLRMEGRWGSHPQYGKQFTVENYTTVLPATVQGIRRYLGSGLIKGIGPRIADRITEHFGVETLDVIERHPERLIEVPGLGPKRTRMIGAAWEEQKAIKEVMVFLQGVGVSTSIAVRIYKKYGDASISVVRNQPYRLAADVWGIGFLTADRIAQAVGIPHDSPDRVKAGLQYALSQSTDNGHCYLPEEQLIADAVKLLQVDTGLVIECLGELAEDPEGVVREVVPGPADGEPITAVYLVPFHRAELSLAGSLRRLLRGDEDRMPGFRDVDWDRALSWLGRRTGADLAPEQREAVKLALTEKVAVLTGGPGCGKSFTVRSVVELARAKQAKVVLAAPTGRAAKRLAELTGAEASTVHRLLELKPGGDAAYDRDRPLDADLVVVDEASMLDLLLANKLVKAVPPGAHLLLVGDVDQLPSVGAGEVLRDLLAPGSPVPSVRLTRIFRQAQQSGVVTNAHRINSGVPPITDGLPDFFLFVEDDTEEAGRLTVDVAARRIPAKFGLDPRRDVQVLAPMHRGPAGAGTLNGLLQQAVTPARPDLPERRFGGRTFRVGDKVTQIRNNYEKGANGVFNGTVGVVTALDNEEQRLTVRTDEDEEVGYDFDELDELAHAYAVTIHRSQGSEYPAVVIPVTTGAWMMLQRNLLYTAVTRAKRLVVLVGSRKALGQAVRTVSAGRRCTALDHRLGGEVPRSASAGFPESAVRGQDGHDGGTECRN
- a CDS encoding sugar phosphate isomerase/epimerase family protein translates to MKLAFSTLGVPGLPIPDVVELAVDHGYQGVELRAHPEEPVHVGIGAAERADVAARFRAAGLTVLAVAGYTRVAEAGDDGPVIDDLRQHLALARDLGAPYARVFPGGGDQDPAEADATAARRLAAVAPYANDLGVRLLLETHDSHRTAADACRVLGLVGHLSVGAVWDVLHTWLGGEDPVASHAALAPHLGYVQVKDVASAEDTSPLPLGRGTLPLAACLTALVRANFADTARDAPADGWVSWEYEKRWHPEATELPTLLDAGRDHLRGLLAAAAGTGSVTRESQRREPGQHP
- a CDS encoding LacI family DNA-binding transcriptional regulator, translating into MTVTLADVAARAGVSPATVSRVLSGNYPVAEATRARVLRAVDDLDYVVNGPASALAAANSDLVGILVNDIADPFFGIMAGAIQSEMGPATAPAAADAWAPGQAPGGPQGRAATGPAGPATAAEKLAVVCNTNGSPERELTYLTLLQRQRAAAVVLTGSAADGPEHTERLAAKVARLVAAGTRVVLCGRPPVAGALALTFDNRGGARRLTEHLLTLGHRRVGYIAGPAERTTTRHRLEGHLAALAAHGLPAPTPEARPGGAHAAAPEPPPLVVHGAYDRASGYDAACELLRREPGITALVAANDTVALGAYAALRDMGLSIPRDVSVTGFDDLPFSADAAPALSTVRLPLYEAGARAGRLALGREAPPPGGVAMIRAELMIRDSTAPPPAPGR